Within the Comamonadaceae bacterium OTU4NAUVB1 genome, the region ATGGAATGGCCGACCTGACACGTTTGAGAGATAAAAGGCGCGTGGGCCGTCGTTCGGTCCCTGCATGCCTCCTTCACGTCCTATCACCTCCGACCTCAAGCATCTCAATCGAAGCAATGGTTTCGAATGTCGCCTTTGACATCAGGCGTGTGGTCGCGACCGAAGGTCCAGTCTTCGGTCTTCTGATGTCATCGTCGACCGTTGCCGAGGATCCAAAAAAAAACCGCCCGTAGGCGGTCTTGTTGCGTGGCAGCGCTCACGGCGAGCAGTGCCTAGTTCACCCCGGGCAACCCGCCTCTACGACAGGACGCCATGGTGCAGAACACTCACGCCGAGAAACTGGAGCCGCAACCGCAGGTGCTGGTCGCATTGGGGTTCTTGATCACGAACTGGGCACCTTGGAGATCTTCCTTGTAGTCGATCTCCGCCCCGACCAGGTACTGGTAGCTCATGGCATCAATGAGCAGGGAGACACCATGCTTGCTCATGATGGTGTCGTCCTCGTTCGTGATCTCGTCGAACGTGAAACCGTACTGGAAGCCCGAACATCCACCACCCTGGACGAAGACGCGCAGCTTGAGGTCCGGATTGCCTTCCTCTGCGATCAGGTCGGCGACCTTGGCAGCCGCGCTGTCGGTGAACAGAATCGGTTCGGGCATCTGGGTCTGGACATCTTCTGCAACTGCGCTCATGGGGATACTCCGGTGTGGGTGCGTCGAGGCACCGACGCTAAAGGGAAATGCTATCGCAGTCCGTGGATTGCAAGCCTCGGGCGATGAATTTGTCGCTGATCGCAGTGCGGGCTCTTGCACGCCTCGCCCCCAAAGAAAAACCGCCCGAAGGCGGTTTTCCGTACAACCAGCGGATGCCGATCAGCGCTTGGAGAACTGCTTGCGGCGGCGTGCCGAATGCAGACCGACCTTCTTGCGCTCGACTTCGCGCGCATCACGCGTCACGAACCCGGCCTGGCTCAGCACCGGCTTGAGGGTCGCGTCGTAGTCGATCAGCGCACGGGTGATCCCATGGCGTGCCGCGCCGGCCTGGCCGGACTCGCCGCCACCGTTCACGTTGATCATGATGTCGAAGGCTTCGACGTTGTTCGTCAGAAACAGCGGCTGCTTCGCGATCATGATGGAGGTCTCCCGGCCGAAATAGGCCTGGATGTCCTTGCCATTGACCGTGATCTTGCCGGTGCCTTTTTTCAGAAACACACGAGCGACGCTGGATTTGCGACGGCCGGTGCCATTGTTCCATTCACCAATCATCTCAAGGCTCCTTACAGTTCCAGCGCTTTGGGCTGTTGGGCGGTATGCGGGTGCTCTGCGCCACCGTAGACCTTGAGTTTCTTGATCATCGCGTAACCGAGCGGGCCT harbors:
- the erpA gene encoding iron-sulfur cluster insertion protein ErpA, with amino-acid sequence MSAVAEDVQTQMPEPILFTDSAAAKVADLIAEEGNPDLKLRVFVQGGGCSGFQYGFTFDEITNEDDTIMSKHGVSLLIDAMSYQYLVGAEIDYKEDLQGAQFVIKNPNATSTCGCGSSFSA
- the rpsI gene encoding 30S ribosomal protein S9, which produces MIGEWNNGTGRRKSSVARVFLKKGTGKITVNGKDIQAYFGRETSIMIAKQPLFLTNNVEAFDIMINVNGGGESGQAGAARHGITRALIDYDATLKPVLSQAGFVTRDAREVERKKVGLHSARRRKQFSKR